CCCCGGTAGCTGAGGTTCGTCATCAGCTGTTCGGCGAAGGCGGGCGAGTCCTTGCCCTCCTCGGCGAGCGTGATGAGCCGCTCGCGCTCGTCGTCGTCGAGGTGTTCCCAGCGGGCGTAGAGCTTGGCGGCCTCGCGGCCGTTCTCCGCCTGCTGCTTCTCGTCGGCGCGCATCCTCCTGGCGTCGGCGACACCGCCGAGGTCGGTGCTGCCGAAGTCGTTGGGGTGGTTGCGGATCAGTGCGCGCAGACCCCAGGCGCAGAGCTCGTCGGCCTCGTTGGCACGTTTCAGGATGCCGTCGATCTTGCCGCGCAAAGCCTCGAACTGGGCTTCGGTGGCGAGGGGTTCGGTGCTGTCCTTGGACCTGCGGTCGGGGTGTATTCGATGGCTGAGGACGCCGTCGGGGTAGATGGTGATGCCCGGCGGCGGGTTCTCGTACGTGTGCTTGAGGTCGTCCTGGGCCGACTTGAAGAGGCCGTGTGCGTCCTTGAGGAGGTCGCGCACCGACTCCGCCTCGGTGACGGCGTCACCGAATTCCTTGGCGGTCTTGGTGACGAACTCCTTGGTGACGGTGGCGTTCTCGCCCTTCCAGCTGGACTTGTCGGCCTTGGACTTCATGGCCGAGGCGTCGGTCTTGAGAGGGGAGGTCAGCTTGGCGATCATCTCGGTCCACTGAGTCACCGCGGTGTCGAGCGGGCCGAGCCGGACGGAGAGGAGCTGCTCGAAGGTGGGCACGGTGGCGGCTCCTTACTGGAAGTACTTGCTGATCTGGGACGCGGGGACGGCCCCGTCGGCCTCCGGGGCGACGGGCCCGACGATGCGCAGCTGTGTCTCGATCCACTCGTCGTCAGCCTTCTTCGAGGCCTTCGTGTAATCGAGGTGGTTGGAGATGTGGGCGCATGCCTGCAGGAGGGTCTTCACCTGCGTCTCCCAGGTCCCGGTCACTTCCGTGAAAGCCGCGCCGGTGTCGAACCCCTCGCTCTTGAGGCCCGTGCCGGCGGTCTCACTCGCCACTTTCGCGTGCTTGCCGGTCGACTCGAGACCGTTGAACAGCTCGAAGGCGGCGTGGCCGATGTCCCCCAGCTCGTCGTCCGAGACCACGTAGTCGGCCGATCCCTTCGCCGGCGCCGACCCACCGCTGTCACCGGCCGAGTTCAGCCTCATCGCGGCGGCGGCCTTCAGTTGGCCCCATTCCTCTTCGAACGACATGATCCACACCCCGTGCACTGATAGAAAGCGGTCTAGCGCGCCAAGATACCTGCGTGATCAAACGATTTTCCAGCAAACGTCTTCGGCCTCCGGTGCCGGTACCGGTGCTGGGGTGTCTACGCGGCTCACCGGGGCCGGACGGCTGAACCGGGTCAGCTGAACGCGCGGCGGTAGCTGTGCGGGCTGACGCCCGTCGTCCTCTTGAAGCGGTCACGGAAGGCCGTCGGTGAGCCGAAGCCGACCTGGGAACCGATGCGTTCCACCGTGTGCCCGGTGGACTCCAGGAGGTGCTGGGCCTGGCGGATGCGGGCGCGGTGCAGCCACTGGAGAGGGGTCGTGCCGGTCTGTTCGCGGAAGCGGCGGATCAGCGTCCTGGTGCTGACTCCGGCGTGGGCCGCGATGTCGGTGAGGGTGAGGTCGGCCGCCAGGTTCTCCCGGAGCCAGGTGAGCGGCGGTTCGAGGGTGCTGCCCTGTGGGGTGGGCGCGTGGTCGTGGACGATGAACTGCGCCTGTCCTCCCTCCCGTTCCAGCGGCATGACGGAGAGCCGGGCCGCGTCGGCGGCTACGGCGGAGCCGTAGTCCTTGCGGATCATGTGCAGGCACAGGTCCAGTCCGGCGGCGGCCCCGGCCGAGGTGAGGATCCGGCCGTTGTCGACGTACAGGACGCCGGGGTCGACCTCGACGTCCGGGTAGGTGGCGGCCAGGAGGCCGGCCGCGAGCCAGTGGGTGGTCGCCCGCAGGCCGTCCAGCAGTCCGGTGGCGGCCAGCGGGAACGTGCCCGAGCAGATGGAGGCGATGCGGGTGCCGTCCCGGGCGGCGGCCCGGAGCGCGTCATGGACGGCGGGACTGAGCGGGGCCGCCGGGTCGGCCGTACCGGGCACGATGACCGTGTCCGCGCCGGTGAGTCCTTCCAGGCCCCAGGGCGCGCGCAGGGTGAAGGAGCCCGCGTCGGTCTCCCGCTCCTCGGCGCACACGCGGATCTGGTAGCCGGGACGGCCGTCGGGCAGACGGGTGCGGGTGAAGACCTCGATCGGGGTGGAGAGGTCGAACGGGATCACCTGGTCCAGCGCGAGAACGGCGACGGTGTGCATGGCGTAAAGCTACCCGGCCACCGCATTCACGCCAGGTCTCCGGATGCCTGGCACCTGCCGGGGAACCAGCTCGTGGGGCTGTGAGCAGGCTTGGCACTATCCCGTTGGAGTGTGTCACTCCTGCCTGTGGGAGACGGCGGAGCAGGCGATTAGCGTCGGGAGCGAACCCGGCACGGACCGGGCCGTCCGATGCGGAGGACCTCTCTCCATGCACGCCCAGATCGTCCTGTTCGACGGTTTCGACCCCCTCGACGTCATCGCGCCCTACGAAGGCCTCCACGCGGGCGGCGCCGCTTCGGGCGGGCTGGTGACCGTGGAGCTCGTGTCCGCCGAAGGACCGCGTGAGGTGGTGAGCGGGACCGGAGGCCTGGCGCTGCGTGCCACGGCAGGCCTGGACCCCGAACGGGCGGACCTGGTCCTCGTGCCCGGGGCCTCGGGCCGTGTCGGTGAGCCCGGTGAAGCCGCCGTTCACACACCGGGAGCCGGGGACCGGCAGCAGGACGAGCCCGTCCCGGTCCTGCTGGGCCGCACGCTCACCACCGGGCTGCCCGCGCTGCTGAGGACCGCCGTGGCCGACCCCGGTGTGACCGTCGCCGCGGTGTGCGGAGGCACGCTCGTCCTGGCCATGGCCGGCCTCCTGGAGGGCCGGCACGCCACCACCCACCACCTGGGTCTGGACATGCTCGACGCCACAGGTGTCCACGCGGTACGGGCACGCGTCGTCGACGACGGCGACGTCGTCACCGGTGCCGGTGTCACCTCCGGGCTCGACCTGGCCCTCCACCTCCTGGAGCGCGAGGTGGGACCGCGGGTCGCCCACGCGGT
The DNA window shown above is from Streptomyces sp. Alt3 and carries:
- a CDS encoding DJ-1/PfpI family protein; protein product: MHAQIVLFDGFDPLDVIAPYEGLHAGGAASGGLVTVELVSAEGPREVVSGTGGLALRATAGLDPERADLVLVPGASGRVGEPGEAAVHTPGAGDRQQDEPVPVLLGRTLTTGLPALLRTAVADPGVTVAAVCGGTLVLAMAGLLEGRHATTHHLGLDMLDATGVHAVRARVVDDGDVVTGAGVTSGLDLALHLLEREVGPRVAHAVEELFAHERRGIVWRDRGPVAAAL
- a CDS encoding GlxA family transcriptional regulator; this translates as MHTVAVLALDQVIPFDLSTPIEVFTRTRLPDGRPGYQIRVCAEERETDAGSFTLRAPWGLEGLTGADTVIVPGTADPAAPLSPAVHDALRAAARDGTRIASICSGTFPLAATGLLDGLRATTHWLAAGLLAATYPDVEVDPGVLYVDNGRILTSAGAAAGLDLCLHMIRKDYGSAVAADAARLSVMPLEREGGQAQFIVHDHAPTPQGSTLEPPLTWLRENLAADLTLTDIAAHAGVSTRTLIRRFREQTGTTPLQWLHRARIRQAQHLLESTGHTVERIGSQVGFGSPTAFRDRFKRTTGVSPHSYRRAFS